In Miscanthus floridulus cultivar M001 unplaced genomic scaffold, ASM1932011v1 fs_435_2_3, whole genome shotgun sequence, the genomic window TAACCAACGTCGTCATGCAGAAATAAAATGCAGATGGAGGGGACCGTGTTCACACCCTCCCTTGAGGGCATGAAGCATGTCAAGTCGGAGAGTGGCGTGATTCTGACCAAGCCGTTTCTCCAAGTATGCAAGCAAATCCTTCCAGTGCTAGGTAAACGAGAGATGTTTTGCATGGAGCTCATCACCGATGAGCATTACTAGTACCTTGATGTGGTTAGAGAAATGGCGTTCTGATTCTTGGATCATTATTGCAGAGAAGTTTGGGTCAGCCATGTCGATCGTCAAGACGGACATAGGAGGCAATATCACGGTAAGGCGAATCCGTTCCCGTTGCAAGTTTCATATATGTGCATCTGACTGGCTGCTACTGCAGTTTATGATGCCACATTCTTGATCTTGTGCAGAGGCTGGAGACAAAATATGCGTCGGATCCTACAAAGTATGAGCACTTGCACAGCTTGGTGAAAGTAGAAGTCAGCGCCAAGACAGCCAAAAGCTCTAGCAGCTGTACTAATGGCCTCCTCTGGCTGACAAGGTAATAACTCCCCAAAATTTGCGTATTTCAGCATGTTTTTGGAGATCGTATTTCAGTGTTTCATTCATCAGCACAGCACATATCAGTATTGAACTGTTTTCTGCATTTGTTTGTCGACAGAGCCATGGACTTCTTGGTTGCACTGTTCCACAATTTGGTACAACATCCAGATTGGCAGATGTCACAAGCTTGCAGTGACGCTTACAGCAAAAAACTGAAGAAATGGCATGGCTGGCTGGCGAGTTCGAGCTTTTCGGTACTACTCCTTACTAACTTCTAAGCTCCGGATGAATTTATCATACCTTCTCATAATCTATCAACTCTCCAGTAACTACTACTGATGATGTATGTTAATTTTGTTTTAACGCCTGAAAACTTCAGTAACAACTTGTTGTGCCATTAGCTGGTGAGAGGCACTTTACAAAATCTAATGCCACATAATCTCAGGTTGCCATAAAGCTTGCACCAGACAGGAAGAAGTTCATGGAGATCATCAGTGGTTCAGGCGACATCAACGCTGATATTGACAAGTTCTGCGCAACATTCTCCCCTTTGCTTGCAGAAAACCACAAGTTTCTGGTAAGTTCAGCCCAAATTACTCTACATTTTGTGTAACCAACCCAACATTTTCTGAAGGTGAAGTTTTATCATATACACCTGTGTCTACTTTGCAGGCCAGTGTGGGCATGGACGATCTTAAGGCATCCTAATCGTTTATCATTCATGTTCTGTGCTAAACTTACACAGAAACAAGCACCTGTTGAGAATTTGTATCGTGGGTTCTGAGTGTTAAGTGTAACACCTGTTATACACTCCTTGTTATCCATAAATTCTCTTCACCTCTGTTTTTTGTTTGCATTAGATCGTGGTTGTTTCATCCTCCACAGTAATAGAGTCCGTAACCAGATGCCGTGACATACAAAACCAAGTCCTCCTATCAAACTCCCTTGGTTGTTTTATTATAGCCGCATAAAAAACCACATTTTTGTtctattaattatttatacaaatgCAAACACAATGTTTTGGGCTGATAACATCTCTCCATCATTTTTTATGATGTTTGTTGTGCTATCCACAATGTTTTGTTACAAGCGTACAATTTTTTGTTCCTATAATTTGCATGATTTTGTTATAGGTGTTCAAACATTTTGTTCCTCCTGTATTTTTTGTTCAAGAATAAACCACAATCACCATCTCCTCAATGTGAtcacctccatcaataatgttgGATCCTTCGTATAAAACATGACGTAAATTGATGAGTACATGGTTATAGGTTAATCATCACAGGCAGTTCTTCCAACGTTTAATAATGTAAAAGATGAGCATCAGCAACATGAAAGACTGAACCATGCAAAGAAGAAACAGCCAAGATGGTTTGGCAATGAGAGTGGTAGTAGGCTTCTCAAGAACTTTTTCATCTTCATAAGTGGTTAACAGATTGGCCTCATATAACAGTTTTTCCTCGATTGACCTTGAGCTTGGAGCATAAGAAACACAAAAGGCAACATAGCAATGGTAAGAAACAAACATGAAAACCAATAAGAACTAGACTAGAGTTCCAGTACCTCACAAGCTTAAGGTCATCATGTTTTTGTAATCCAGTACACATGGCAGTTTAGTTATCATCATAGGCTTAACAAGAATATCAAAGACAATTACAAAGAAAATAGTTGGAACCGAGTGTCAAAAAAGCCATGAAGCCTTGGGACACATCCATCCCCTGCAATCGAGCACTCTAGCCGAGGAGCAAGCAAAAATTCAGATAGGGATCATGCACTTACAGCGTACCACATATTTAGATAAAAAAGTTAGTGTACTCTAGATCTGAGCGTGGAACCAGAGGGAAACAACAAGGAACAAGTAGATCAGGAATAACAGGTCATAGATCTGAGTATGTAAGAACAAGAACCCTAGAAACATGGCACAACTCAAACAAAATCCGCACATAAATCAACAAAAGCACCACACAGAGAGGGAGAGGTGAGAGGCGCAGGTGAGGTCTACTATCACGGCACTGGAGGACCACATGAATCCGTCGGTCAAGGTCGACTTCGGCGGTCAACCGAGATCGACGGGGAGCAAGAGGAAAGGCGCACCAGATCAATGGAGGAAGGAGAGGCACGAAATGGGGGCGGTAACCCTAGCCGACACCCGCGCTCGCCGAGACGGGGGCATCTCCTGCACTCGCCCAAAGCATTCGCGCCAAGCATCGAGTCGTCCTACATCAAGAGAGAAGTGGAAATCAAGAGGACGGAGGTGTGCGGGATGGAGGGGGGGTAGAGGTACAAGACCGAGTAGGCGAAAGATGCGAGGAGGGAAACCAAACACGACGCTGGAACGAGGCCACCCAGGTAAACCGTGCGAGGACAGCCCGCTCCGGGCTACCAATCAGCCCCTAAGAAGACCCTGTCCATAGCATGCCAGCGTGGGGAAAAATCATTTATGGGACCAAGTGTAgagctaaaaggtcctaatggctagaggaggatgaatagcctattaaaaatttctacaacaacactaagacaaatgattagtcaataagatggcgaagcaaattttgcgctagcactatacttggggttgcaagctataacacccttggtgttacactgtatagctttttgctaaaacactgcatgagcatcatacttatgtgtgcATGCATGAATTATAGAGTGTCAAGCAATATacataacttgaaacgttcatcggaaaacacaaaacgaatgttatattttatGTCGTGTTGTATCACTTAGTGTTCTAAACGAATTTTTactgaacgaaaatgctatagaacacatatgcgaaactttaataaagttcgTAGTACAAACTTTGGAGGTGACGGTGAAATACTCGCGGTCAAGAATGGGAGTCACTAGCTAGCTTAATTGGTAGCCTGGAAATCAAAGTTGACGTAAAACCGATCGAAACTTAGTCACTTTTCTTAAGTCTGAAAATGGGTCGACAAAGCCGAGTTCGATAATTTTTATAGGAGGATCGGGTTGGGTAGTGGCATGATTtaagggtttgttttagtagcttgatataccATCTCGAGCGTAAAATGGTAGGTTTCGCAACTGGATCATCGAGTAGGGGTTTTgggcagctttaaaaagcgtgcaaatCACTTTTCCCGGCCAATTGTAGCGTCTGGGCGCGATCACCGTGCCGGCACTCGTCGTCGCCATGCCTGCTGCCCAATGCATGCACCATGCATGGGCCACCGTGCTGGGCGGCCCTACCACATCGTCGTTGCTGTGCCCTGGCACGCCACGCACGTACACACACGCGCACAACCGTGTGGACCTGCACCGCCATCACGTCTGCCTGCCGCCCTGCCGCCTCGCCCTCACCTGTGCAGTGCTATGAGTGCTTGGCCAAACTTGGTCATGCCCGCATGTGGCCTTgccatgcttggccttgccctgtCTGTATTGCCAGTGCATCCGCCTCGATGCGACGCTTGCGCTAACTGGCGCCATGCCACCGCGGCGTAGGATGGAGCCGCCGTCGtcggcatgcttcatacttgttagtggtaacagtaggtaacttagcaccttagttgataggactagcttagtaacttgatagatgtattttcatcttaagagttgctgttgccatattactaagtgtttcatcatcatttcatgcatgtagatcacaagttggtagagtttgtgcccGTGGACGAACAAGAATATGACAAGGTcgttgaggagtacaaggaggagatcctcatgcaggagggagccctggagccttttggtgctgactttgctgaccctccgcctgcccaaggcaagccccgatgcataacccctatttttaatgatcactgtatatatatatatgatttgcatttacgttacaggtattttatggaaacc contains:
- the LOC136531782 gene encoding glycolipid transfer protein 1-like produces the protein MQMEGTVFTPSLEGMKHVKSESGVILTKPFLQVCKQILPVLEKFGSAMSIVKTDIGGNITRLETKYASDPTKYEHLHSLVKVEVSAKTAKSSSSCTNGLLWLTRAMDFLVALFHNLVQHPDWQMSQACSDAYSKKLKKWHGWLASSSFSVAIKLAPDRKKFMEIISGSGDINADIDKFCATFSPLLAENHKFLASVGMDDLKAS